In Deinococcus seoulensis, the genomic window CGTCAACCTGGCGCGGGTACGCCAGATGCGGCAGGACATGGGCATGCCAGCCATGCCGATGAGCCTCCACATGGTCTTTACCGGTAATCCAGGCACCGGTAAGACCACCATAGCCCGCCTGATTGCCCGGATTTACAAGGAACTCGGCCTGCTTGAAGAGGGTCACCTGACTGAAGTGGACCGCAGTGGTCTGGTGGGTGGCTACACGGGCCAGACCGCTCTCAAGGTTCAGGATGTGGTTACACGTGCTCGTGGCGGGATCCTGTTCATCGACGAAGCGTATGCACTGAAAGCCGAAGGTCATGACAACTACGGCCAGGAGGCGATCAACACACTCCTCAAATGCATGGAAGACCACCGTGATGACCTGGTGGTGATCGTCGCGGGCTATACCCAGCAGATGGATACGTTCCTCGAAACCAATCCGGGGCTCCGTTCCCGCTTCAACCGTTACATTCACTTCGATGATTACACGGGCGAGGAGCTGATGAGGATCTTCCAGCATATGTGCGAATCAAACGGTTACGTGTCAACGCAGATCGCCTCTTACCAGCTGAAATCCCACTTCTCGAATCTGTATGCCGAGCGTGACCAGAGCTTTGGGAACGCGAGAACGGTGCGCAACGTCTTCGAAACAATTCTCAAGCATCAGGCCTCGCGGATCGTCACGATCAACCAACCCACGGCTGACGATCTGGCGTTCATTGATCTGGCCGATATTGCCTGGCTGTTCGAGCGTACTGCTCCGTCCCTCGCTGCGCGAGGCCGCGCGTGAGTGTCCTCCTGACCTCTGGCGGTAACACATCCATCACGGAACACCGGCCAGGCTTACACCGGCTTCGCGTGGGGCTGGGCTGGAAGTTCCCGGATGACCGTGAGCCCTTCGATCTGGACGCCAGTGCGCTCCTGGTGCAGGCCAACGGTCAGGTCCGCGGAGACGGGGACTTCATCTTCTACAATCACCCCGCGGACGCGGCAGGCAGCGTCCGCTACGGCGGCGACAGCCTCGACGGTGCCGGCGAGGGGGACGATGAGGTCATCACCATCGACCTTGAGCGGGTACCAGCGGAAATCGCCAAAGTCATCGTCTGTGTCACCATCCATGAGGCTGCCGGCCATCATTTCGGTCATGTCGGTGACGCGTATATCCGGCTGCAGAATCTCGATGACGGCGAAGAGATCGTGCGGTTTGACCTGGATCAGAATTTCACCGGTATGACGGCCATGCTCTTCGGGGAAGTGTACCGGCATAACGGAACGTGGAAGTTCCGGGCGCTCGGAATGGGATTTGAGGGTGGACTCCGCACCCTGATTTCCAGTTTCGGCGTGGCCGTGCAGTAGGTCGCTGTCGCAGGCGCCCATACCGTTTCAGGCAGTCTGCTCTCCGGTTGAGTGGGAAGAGAGCAGTCTCCCTCTGCCCTCTTCCCCTACACTCATGCCTGTGCCGCGTTCACGTGTTCCTGAAGCTCCGGAGATGGCCCGGTGGATTGCCACGCAACTGCAGCCGGCAGGTCAGGAGGGCCGGGCCGCACTCCTGCTCAGCAGCTGGGAAGAGGCTTTTCCAGACGCACCCCGTCCCCTGGAGGCACTGAAGGCCGAGTATCTGGGCTGGCGGGCAGCGGCGTGGGCCCTTGAGCAGGGCTCCCGGGTCGCGCCCGGCGAGGTCGAATCCCTGGTCCGGGGACAGCGGGTGCGGGCCGGGAACAGCCAGGAACGTCAGCTGTGGCGGTCGCGCATCGTACACCTGCAGCCCCACGGGATCTTCGTGCGGCTGCCTTCCCGCGTTCCTGCGTGGGTGCTGCGGGAGGGCGTGCGGGCCGGTCACCTGCCCACCCTGCTGGCCCCGGACCAGGGGGAAGCTCCCACGCCTCCCAGTTCACCCCCACCCCTGATGGTGGCCCTGGCGAACAAGCCCGGCATTCTGATTGACCGGGCCACCCGCGGAGCGGGTGGCTGGAACGACGTGACCCTCCTGTACCAGGAGGGTCAGGGTGACCTGAGCCTCAACTACTTCGAGGAGAACGCCGGGCCAGAGCACCTGCGCCAGCAGCTGATGACCCTCGATCCCCGCACGTCCGACGTGTGGCGGCTGCTGACCGCCAAAGCGCTGGAGAACGACCGTGATGACCTCTTCGCGCCCATCACGGTCAGACCCGAGGAACTGGCCCGCGCGCTGGGCCTCAAACCCCATCCCAAGGGCGGCATGCGGCAGAAAGACCTCCTGCACTGCACGCAGAGCCTCTTTCATCTGGAGCGCCTGTGGCTGATCATGCCCGACGCGAAGGACCCCGAGGAAGCCACCCGTGAACGCGTCCTCGCGGTCATGAAGCGCGGCCGGGGCCGCCGGGTGGACGGACAGGTCATCCCCAGCTCCTGGACGGTCGTGCTGGGCGAGTGGGCCCGCTACTTCCCGAAACGGTACGCCCCGATCTTCCGCAGCCTCGTGGAACTGCCCGCCAACTCCGCCACGAACCTCTGGGCCAAGCAGGTCGGAACCGAGGTGACGTACTGGCTCCGGGAGACCGCGGAGGACACCAGCGCGGTGCGCAGCATCACCGTGCAGACCCTGCTCACCCGCGCCAGTCTGCTGCCCGACGTGATGGACATGAGGCAGAACAAGAACCTGAACAGGGCCATCGAGCGGTTTGAAGCCACGCTGGACCTGCTGCGGTCCCTGGGCGTGCATGACGGGTGGACGTACGACCCGGTGAGCACGCAGGCCCTGGACCGGCAGCAGGGCCGGCCCGCGTTCTTCGAAACGTGGCTCGCGAGTCAGGTCGTCCTGAAAGTGCCGGACGTGCTGCTGAGCGCCCTTGTCGAAATGACGGAGCGGAACACCCCCACCTGACTGCCGAATGCCGCGCGGTGGCCATCTGTCCGCACGGGGTCAGAGGCTGCCTGTCAAGCAGATCTGAGCAGAACGCCGGATACCGGGGCACGGGACCGGGGAAAGTGGAGACCATCTGTCAAACGACCCCCACCTGACTGCCGAAGCCGGATGGCCTGCAGGGGTCACTCCCAGCGTGATTCACACCCGATCCCTGAACAAGCTGGTCAATCACTCCTTTTCACCGTTCCAGATGAGAAAAACTACCCTTTGTCTGTTATGGGGCCCCCACCTGACTGCCGAATAAACCCCCCACCTGACTGCCGAACGGACCCCCACCTGACTGCCGTCGATTCGGGCCGCGGACGTGACCTGCGCACCCCCACCTGACTGCCGAAGAGATCCGAAGAACACCGATCCAGACGGCAGATGACCCACTCGCCACTGCTGGGGCGTATGACAGATCGGCTCTCAGATGGTCAGAAACCATGCCTTAGAGTGGCGTATCGGATTTCCAGTCAGGCCCCGCGGTCACGATCCGGGGAGCCCACTGCGGAATTTGACACATCTATGTTGTAAACTTGCATCACAAGGAGGTCATCTGAACCAACCCGATCCAGCCTGACATCCCAAAAGAAAACCCCCGCTGGCCGGCGGGAGTTCTCAGGATCTCGATAGACGAGGAAAGAACGAACGTATCCTCAGTCTACCGGGCAGACCCCCTGTTGTACAAGAGGAGCCCCCACCGAATGCCTCACCCTTCAGACACCGGGAGTGTTCATGGACACTCCCCCTCCGTCTCCCCGGCCGTGCAGCGGGTCGCGGACACCCTGCGCGCCGGACGCACCCCTGCCTGCTCGCCCGCGGAACTCACGGCCGCCCTGCGGTACCTGAGTGACAAGGCCCGCGCCGACGCCCAGCACCGGGCCCGGCAGGAGGAAGGCGCGCAGCGTTTCAAGGCCGCCCTGCGCAGCTCCGTGCAGCCCCCCCTGCTGAGCGACCCACGTCCCGTGCCCGCACCACGTGGCACCACGTCCACCCCGGCCACACCGGTCAGCGCGCCCGCCGTGCAGGCCGCGGTGACCAGCACCCTCCTGGCCCTGCAGGCAGCCAAACCCCACGCACACCAGGCCCAGATCGAACGCGCCCTGGCCCTGGCTGAAGCTCGTATCACCAACCGGATCAGGCCACGAGCCCGCCACAGGGCCCGCCTGACCTACCGCGCGCTGGTCGAAGCCACCTACACACTGATTCATGCCCGGCGCCACAACGCCCAGGCCATCACCAGTTACTGCTGGTTCACGGTGCTCGACGCACTCCCCCTGGCCACGGGACTGAGCACCGCCACCTGCGAACGCGCCACCCGTGACCTCCGTGAAAGCGGCCTCCTGGCCACCTGGAGTGACTGGACCACCACCGAATTCCTGAACCGCGAGACCGGCGAGGTCTTCGAAAAGCGGGCCAGAACCGGCGTCTGGGTGTGCGTCCTGCTCACGCCCAGGGACGGCCTGAACGCCCGCATCCACCCGGCAGAACTTCCGCGCGACGACCAGGGCCAGTTGGTGACCCACCGGGACCTGACGGCCGACCGCAAGGCCGGGCACACCGCCTGGCAGTTCAGGCAGGAAGTGAGGGAATCACTTACCCACACAGTGGGTAAACACTCTTCTCAGGACCTCCTGCACTGGTCGTTACCAAAAACCAGACAGAAATCCCTGGTTACTAGAGATTCCCTCACTTCCCACCCCACGACCGACCTGGCCGAGTTCATGATGACCGCCGGGCCGCGCGAACTGGTCGAGGTGCTCAGTGCCCTACGGACCGAGTTCCCCCAACGCCGACGCGACGCTGTGCAGGCCGCCGGTACCGCCCTGGCCAGGGTGTTCAATGACCAGCAGAGCGTCCGGCACTACTACCGGGTGCTGTGGCGGGCACTGCAGGCGGACCTCCAGGGTCTGCGCGGTCTGGACACCCTTCAGACTGAGATGCACCGGGTCCTGATCGATATGCGGGAACTGCACATCAAACACCCTGGCGCGATGCTCACCAGCCGCCTGAAAGAATCGGACTGGTGGAACGCGGTCTACAGGGCCGCCTGACGGACCCTGAACAGCACAAAAAGGCCAGCCCCTCCCGGCAGTCCACCATGCGCCGTGGACATGCATCGATTCATCAGACGAAGAAACTTTTTCACGCGTCCATGCAGGACGCCGTGACCCACGAGGAGGGCTGACATGACCGGACTCACACAAGAGAAACTCGTCTACACCCCCAAAGAACTTGAACCCCTGCTGCAGCTCTCCAAGAACACCATCAACGCCCTGCTGCGCTCGGGACGGCTGCGCAGCATACGAGTAGGTCGTCGCTACCTGATTCCACGCGAAGCACTCCAGCAACTCCTCGCGGGTAGCTCAAAGTCTTGAACTGAAGTCACCTGTCGTTGGAGTCAGCCTGCGTACGATTTCAGATCTTCAACTGGCCAGTTCCACAGACCGCACTGCACAGTCACACACCCGTGCCCCCGGGCATTTCCCGGTACGGACTGCCATCTGTTCCCTGGAGCTGGAAGCGTGCGCGCTGCACACCGCGGGATTGCCTGGTTCCTGCATGTTCCGCTGGCTTGAGGGGTGGCCGGAGCGGTTCAGTCTGAGCCTGTCGTGGGTCTCTGTCCGGCAGTTCGAGCGGTGATATAACTTTATAGGATACTCGTATCATCTGCGAGAGGCAGGTGACCTGTTCCGTATCCCGGGGAGGACACATGACAGCTCAGGAAAGCTCACCCATGACCGATGACTGGACACCGCACCC contains:
- a CDS encoding AAA family ATPase; the encoded protein is MNALHLRAIELIEQVETLLQPVAAAQLWKNEKYSINADARFYAFTLIGHLLYADGFLHHKEIELAEMLLPKKDRVDIKQTIREYADVFEEDNDARRVPEFLRAALVYDESQQKTTARSLIGLLEQIGTVAIAVDGQKANEEVRTLNHRIARLIDACEAERLVIRSTLVKSAPATSSKHTTEIVQEPTLDVLLDELRSMVGLARVKEEVSAAVNLARVRQMRQDMGMPAMPMSLHMVFTGNPGTGKTTIARLIARIYKELGLLEEGHLTEVDRSGLVGGYTGQTALKVQDVVTRARGGILFIDEAYALKAEGHDNYGQEAINTLLKCMEDHRDDLVVIVAGYTQQMDTFLETNPGLRSRFNRYIHFDDYTGEELMRIFQHMCESNGYVSTQIASYQLKSHFSNLYAERDQSFGNARTVRNVFETILKHQASRIVTINQPTADDLAFIDLADIAWLFERTAPSLAARGRA
- a CDS encoding TerD family protein, which encodes MSVLLTSGGNTSITEHRPGLHRLRVGLGWKFPDDREPFDLDASALLVQANGQVRGDGDFIFYNHPADAAGSVRYGGDSLDGAGEGDDEVITIDLERVPAEIAKVIVCVTIHEAAGHHFGHVGDAYIRLQNLDDGEEIVRFDLDQNFTGMTAMLFGEVYRHNGTWKFRALGMGFEGGLRTLISSFGVAVQ
- a CDS encoding helix-turn-helix domain-containing protein, coding for MTGLTQEKLVYTPKELEPLLQLSKNTINALLRSGRLRSIRVGRRYLIPREALQQLLAGSSKS